Proteins encoded within one genomic window of Humulus lupulus chromosome 1, drHumLupu1.1, whole genome shotgun sequence:
- the LOC133817703 gene encoding uncharacterized protein LOC133817703: MRDVETLDLDELIGSLQNYEMTLKRWSKNKKPKDSEKDKPESGVAFVHKEEKSKSVNMSGDMSDETFALLTKNYARFLKKNFKKNNYGGKENQNRKQPYKDPKQGQQPEKKNHGIQCRECEGFGHIQAECANTLKKKKALVVTWSDSDEDKEENNSNDSDGEKQMVAFMARSSKSKTSEEEESCGSDEESPQKQAAYEQMFAQWGYIAKKMKALDDLNKKIEAEKQALETHVQKLIKQLEEKESEIYKITAELVRAKQSLEFIPPSTIAINKTLQLQKAYGDRTSIGYKMLYKKGNDLSIEEPSFVTAKSDPSGDESVGKADETDVSIKDNTGGRTIFVHKSAQGSRFVPICHFCNRRGHIRPRCYKLQNYIKLLVRRNTMFLDKTSKRDGRSKKSRNVALVAHTSLAAFKDDLCYFDSSCSRYMTGNKEILMNFKETREGLVTFGDGNKGHILGKGELEIAGVSPLSEVLYVKGLKANLISISQLCDADYTVSFNKTRCLVSFDGCSILTGSRIADNCYALSTQIKCQRVFLDKPDLWHYRLGHLNYRDLKRIVKLRVVRGVLELKVNRDRLCGPCQLGKQIRASHPPLNALATSRVLELLHIDLMGPMQNESLSGKRFVMVCADDYSRFTWVEFIKEKSDTFGVFSALCLKLQNEKSTKIVKVYRIRSDHGKEFENRLFSDFCDQLGILHEFSAPKMPQQNGVVERKNRTLQEMTRVMMEAREITKRFWAEAMNTACYINRENLGKFDSRSEEGIFVGYSINSRAYRVFVKRTHSVIESINVKFDDLEVQEESPEEEDQPVLTIPSGGIPGPSTHNQTPTSSTNTEQTVSTENLQDPTDPDSEITSKQQSSTAHAKLYKNRPPAWI, from the exons ATGAGGGACGTTGAGACATTGGATCTTGATGAGCTGATCGGGTCATTACAAAACTATGAGATGACCTTGAAGAGGTGGAGCAAGAACAAGAAGCCAAAAGATTCTGAGAAGGATAAACCAGAGAGTGGTGTGGCGTTTGTTCACAAAGAAGAAAAGTCTAAAAGTGTAAATATGTCTGGGGACATGTCTGATGAAACATTCGCACTGTTGACCAAAAACTATGCCAGATTCCTCAAGAAGAACTTTAAGAAGAATAACTATGGAGGGAAGGAAAATCAAAACAGGAAGCAGCCCTACAAAGATCCCAAACAAGGTCAACAACCTGAAAAGAAGAATCATGGAATCCAATGTCGTGAGTGTGAAGGATTCGGTCACATTCAAGCCGAATGCGCTAACACACTCAAAAAGAAGAAGGCGCTTGTTGTAACCTGGAGTGACAGCGACGAAGATAAAGAAGAAAACAACAGTAATGATTCTGATGGAGAAAAGCAAATGGTGGCCTTTATGGCAAGAAGCTCCAAATCCAAAACCTCAGAAGAAGAAGAATCATGTGGGTCCGATGAGGAGAGTCCCCAGAAACAAGCGGCGTATGAGCAGATGTTTGCTCAGTGGGGGTACATAGCAAAAAAGATGAAAGCTCTGGATGACCTTAACAAAAAGATCGAAGCTGAGAAACAAGCTCTAGAAACCCATGTACAGAAGCTCATCAAGCAATTGGAGGAAAAAGAGAGTGAGATTTACAAGATCACAGCTGAGCTTGTCCGTGCTAAGCAATCGTTAGAGTTTATTCCTCCTAGTACAATCGCTATAAATAAGACGTTACAACTTCAGAAGGCATATGGTGACAGAACTTCAATTGGATACAAAATGTTGTACAAAAAGGGGAATGATTTGTCAATTGAGGAGCCATCATTCGTTACAGCCAAATCTGATCCCAGCGGAGATGAGTCTGTAGGTAAGGCTGATGAGACAGATGTCAGTATTAAGGACAACACTGGGGGAAGAACCATTTTTGTACACAAATCAGCCCAAGGAAGTCGATTTGTCCCCATCTGCCACTTTTGCAATAGACGAGGGCACATTCGTCCGAGGTGTTACAAATTACAAAACTATATCAAGCTCTTGGTCCGGAGAAACACAATGTTTCTGGATAAGACATCTAAAAGGGATGGCCGTTCCAAGAAAAGTAGGAATGTCGCTTTGGTGGCTCATACATCTCTTGCTGCGTTCAAAGATGATTTGTGTTATTTCGATAGCAGTTGCTCGCGTTACATGACAGGGAATAAGGAAATTCTTATGAactttaaggaaacaagagaGGGACTAGTCACATTCGGAGATGGGAACAAAGGACATATTCTTGGTAAAGGAGAGCTAGAGATCGCGGGAGTCAGTCCACTATCAGAAGTGCTCTATGTGAAGGGACTAAAGGCCAATCTCATCAGCATAAGTCAGCTTTGCGACGCTGACTATACGGTAAGTTTCAATAAAACTCGTTGTTTAGTTTCATTTGATGGGTGTTCAATTTTGACAGGAAGTAGGATAGCTGATAATTGCTATGCATTATCCACTCAAATCAAGTGTCAACGAGTGTTCCTAGACAAACCTGATCTGTGGCACTATCGCTTGGGACATTTGAACTATCGAGATCTCAAAAGAATTGTGAAGCTAAGGGTAGTTAGAGGGGTTCTGGAGTTAAAGGTTAATCGTGACAGACTTTGCGGACCATGTCAACTCGGGAAACAAATTAGAGCTTCACATCCACCACTGAATGCTCTTGCAACATCCAGAGTTTTGGAATTGCTGCATATTGATCTCATGGGACCCATGCAGAATGAAAGTTTGAGCGGAAAAAGGTTTGTCATGGTCTGTGCCGACGACTACTCTCGGTTCACATGGGTGGAATTCATCAAagaaaaatcagatacatttgGGGTGTTCTCTGCCTTATGCCTAAAGCTCCAGAATGAGAAGTCAACGAAAATTGTCAAAGTGTACAGAATCAGAAGTGACCATGGAAAGGAGTTCGAAAACAGGTTGTTTTCTGATTTTTGTGATCAGCTGGGGATCTTGCATGAGTTTTCAGCCCCAAAAATGCCCCAACAGAATGGGGTTGTGGAAAGGAAGAATAGGACGCTTCAAGAAATGACAAGGGTAATGATGGAGGCTAGGGAAATAACCAAAAGGTTCTGGGCAGAAGCTATGAATACAGCTTGCTATATCA ATCGTGAgaaccttggaaaatttgattccAGAAGTGAGGAAGGTATCTTTGTTGGGTATTCGATAAACAGTCGCGCCTACCGAGTGTTTGTCAAGCGGACTCACTCGGTGATAGAATCTATCAATGTCAAGTTTGATGATCTGGAAGTGCAAGAAGAGTCCCCAGAAGAAGAAGATCAACCTGTGCTAACCATTCCTTCTGGAGGTATTCCTGGTCCCTCGACTCATAATCAAACTCCTACTTCCTCCACAAACACAGAGCAGACTGTTTCAACTGAGAACCTCCAAGATCCAACTGATCCAGATTCTGAAATCACCAGTAAGCAACAGTCCTCAACTGCTCATGCCAAGCTATACAAGAACAGGCCACCTGCATGGATTTAA